One part of the Hydra vulgaris chromosome 01, alternate assembly HydraT2T_AEP genome encodes these proteins:
- the LOC136074319 gene encoding uncharacterized protein LOC136074319: MWTVIKEIIGNSKNYEKNNLPKKILVDGKFIYDKAIIAENLCSFFLNIGPNLAEKIPSSSSSYDLYLKTYDKVMDESKLDVYELRSALDSLKNNTSAGFDQISVHVVKSVFNIIESSLYHIFDLSIKSGTVPEILKIARVSPIFKSGDDTNTSNYRPISVLPCFSKLLERIIFWKICNVKGVGAGIRYKDDYRSVIRSNADKNLLFFLDVADMVE; the protein is encoded by the exons ATGTGGAcggtaattaaagaaattattggcaattcaaaaaattatgaaaaaaataatctgcccaaaaaaattttagtagatggtaaaTTTATATACGATAAAGCTATAATTGCTGAAAATTTGTGCAGCTTCTTTCTTAATATTGGGCCTAACTTAGCTGAAAAAATTCCGTCAAGTTCTTCTTcatatgatttatatttaaaaacctatGATAAAGTAATGGATGAATCTAAACTAGATGTTTATGAGTTGCGATCTGCTCTAGATAGTCTTAAAAACAACACTAGTGCAGGTTTTGATCAAATTAGCGTGCATGTtgtaaaatcagtttttaatattatagaaTCCTCTCTATATCATATTTTTGATCTTTCTATTAAATCAGGTACAGTTCCAGAAATTCTAAAAATTGCACGAGTATcacctatttttaaatctggtgaTGACACAAATACTTCAAATTATAGACCAATATCGGTTCTACCATGCTTTTCTAAGTTACTCGAACGCATAAT tttttggaaaatttgTAATGTGAAAGGTGTTGGAGCAGGTATTCGTTATAAAGACGATTATCGTTCAGTTATAAGATCAAACGCAGATAAAAATCTGCTATTCTTTTTAGATGTGGCAGATATggttgaataa